A window of the Scandinavium goeteborgense genome harbors these coding sequences:
- a CDS encoding Zn-dependent oxidoreductase, whose amino-acid sequence MKSIVIRQPNELVIEERDIPQPAKGEVRVKVKLAGICGSDSHIYHGHNPFAKYPRVIGHEFFGVIDAVGEGVNPARIGERVSVDPVISCGHCYPCSVGKPNVCTSLVVLGVHRDGGFSEYAAVPAKNAWRIPDSIEDKHAVMVEPFTIAANVTGQAKPTEQDVALIYGAGPMGLVTVQALKGVYRVKQVIVADRIPERLAMAERCGADLTINNSAQSLQVVLDEKGIKLTLIVDAACHPSILQEAANLASPAARIVLMGFSSEPSSIAQQGITGKELTLYSSRLNANKFPVVIDWLEKGLIDPDKLITHVMDYRHVSDAMARFEKDRQHCCKVLLTFAD is encoded by the coding sequence ATGAAAAGCATAGTGATTCGTCAGCCCAATGAGCTGGTCATTGAAGAGCGCGATATCCCGCAACCCGCCAAAGGTGAAGTGCGGGTGAAGGTCAAACTGGCCGGGATTTGCGGCTCGGACAGCCATATTTACCACGGCCACAATCCGTTCGCTAAATACCCGCGAGTCATCGGGCATGAGTTCTTTGGCGTGATTGACGCCGTAGGCGAGGGCGTCAACCCGGCCCGCATCGGCGAGCGCGTTAGCGTCGATCCGGTGATCAGTTGCGGTCACTGCTACCCGTGCTCGGTGGGCAAGCCTAACGTCTGTACGTCGCTGGTGGTGCTCGGCGTCCACCGTGATGGCGGCTTCAGTGAATATGCGGCGGTGCCTGCAAAAAACGCCTGGCGCATTCCGGACAGCATCGAAGACAAACACGCAGTGATGGTTGAGCCTTTCACCATCGCGGCGAACGTTACCGGCCAGGCGAAACCGACAGAGCAGGACGTGGCGCTGATTTACGGCGCAGGGCCGATGGGGCTGGTGACGGTGCAAGCGCTGAAAGGCGTCTATCGCGTCAAACAGGTGATTGTGGCCGACCGTATTCCTGAGCGTCTGGCGATGGCCGAACGCTGCGGCGCGGATTTAACCATCAATAATAGCGCGCAGTCATTGCAGGTGGTTCTGGACGAAAAAGGCATCAAGCTGACGCTGATTGTTGATGCCGCCTGTCATCCGTCAATTTTACAGGAGGCGGCGAATCTGGCCTCTCCGGCGGCGCGCATCGTGCTGATGGGCTTCTCAAGCGAACCGTCGTCCATCGCGCAGCAGGGCATCACCGGCAAAGAGCTGACGCTGTACTCCTCGCGTCTGAACGCCAACAAATTCCCGGTGGTTATCGACTGGCTGGAAAAGGGGCTGATCGACCCCGACAAGCTGATTACCCACGTCATGGATTACCGGCACGTCAGCGATGCCATGGCACGGTTTGAGAAAGACAGGCAGCACTGCTGCAAGGTCCTGTTGACCTTCGCAGATTAA
- a CDS encoding MFS transporter, translating to MATDVVEQAALAKPARIKTIQTVTLALLFIAGIVNFLDRSSLSVAGEAIRGELGLSATEFGVLLSAFSLSYGLSQLPAGILLDRFGPRLVLGAGLIFWSAMQALTGVVNSFSHFIWLRIGLGIGEAPFMPAGVKSISDWYVQKERGTALGIFNSSTVIGQAIAPPALVVMQLAWGWRTMFVVIGLAGVLVGICWYAWYRNRAQFALNNTEREYLSAPVTPRPKLAFSEWLALFKRRTTWGMILGFSGVNYTGWLYIAWLPGYLQAEQGFSLAKTGWVAAIPFLAAAVGMWTNGFVVDALARRGYDLAKTRKTSIVLGLILSALGTLLVVQSSTPTQAVAFISMALFCVHFAGTSAWGLVQVMVAETKVASVAAIQNFGSFVFASFAPIVTGWVVDTTHSFNLALVIAACVTFTGALCYFFIVKDRIE from the coding sequence ATGGCAACTGATGTAGTGGAACAGGCGGCCCTGGCAAAGCCCGCAAGAATAAAAACGATCCAGACGGTCACGCTGGCGCTGCTGTTTATCGCCGGGATCGTCAACTTTCTCGATCGATCCTCGCTGAGCGTGGCGGGTGAAGCGATTCGCGGCGAACTGGGCCTTTCGGCCACCGAGTTTGGCGTGTTGCTCTCGGCGTTTTCCCTTTCCTATGGTTTATCGCAACTCCCTGCGGGCATCCTGCTCGACCGGTTTGGACCGCGGCTGGTGCTGGGCGCGGGCCTGATTTTTTGGTCGGCGATGCAGGCGCTGACCGGGGTGGTGAACTCGTTCAGCCACTTTATTTGGCTGCGTATCGGCCTTGGGATTGGTGAAGCGCCGTTTATGCCTGCGGGCGTTAAATCGATCAGCGACTGGTACGTGCAAAAAGAGCGCGGCACGGCGCTGGGGATTTTTAACTCGTCAACGGTGATTGGTCAGGCCATCGCGCCGCCAGCGCTGGTGGTGATGCAACTCGCGTGGGGCTGGCGCACCATGTTTGTGGTGATCGGCCTGGCGGGGGTTCTGGTCGGGATTTGCTGGTATGCGTGGTATCGCAACCGCGCGCAGTTCGCGCTGAACAATACCGAACGCGAATATCTCTCGGCACCCGTTACGCCGCGGCCAAAACTGGCGTTCAGTGAATGGCTGGCGCTGTTTAAACGTCGCACGACGTGGGGCATGATCTTAGGTTTCTCCGGCGTGAACTACACCGGCTGGTTGTACATCGCCTGGCTGCCAGGTTATTTACAGGCGGAGCAGGGGTTTAGTCTCGCAAAAACCGGCTGGGTGGCGGCGATCCCGTTCCTGGCCGCGGCGGTCGGGATGTGGACCAACGGCTTTGTGGTCGACGCGCTGGCGCGTCGTGGATACGATCTGGCAAAAACGCGTAAAACATCCATTGTGCTTGGCCTGATCCTCTCGGCGCTTGGTACGCTGCTGGTGGTGCAATCCTCTACGCCGACCCAGGCAGTCGCATTTATTTCGATGGCGCTGTTCTGCGTACACTTTGCCGGAACCTCCGCGTGGGGCCTGGTGCAGGTCATGGTCGCGGAAACCAAAGTCGCCTCGGTGGCGGCCATTCAAAACTTCGGCAGCTTCGTCTTTGCCTCGTTCGCCCCGATTGTTACGGGTTGGGTGGTTGATACCACGCACTCCTTTAACCTCGCGCTGGTGATCGCCGCCTGCGTGACCTTTACCGGCGCACTCTGCTACTTCTTCATCGTCAAAGACCGCATCGAATAA